In Vicia villosa cultivar HV-30 ecotype Madison, WI linkage group LG7, Vvil1.0, whole genome shotgun sequence, the DNA window GAAAGTGACGCGGGAACATCAACCTTCCCATCTCCTGACCTCAACAACCAACTTCAAAAATCACCAGCCAATCCAAAAGTTCCAAAGGTTCCAAAGAAAGATTTTCGTAGTCCTTCAATGTTGCTATCGCGGAAAAGTCCAATGAAGAAAATTTCTAGTTCGCCGAAATATGTTATGACAACTCCAAGATCAGGTCTCACAAAGGATGCGGCGTTAGGTGAAATCGACAAACTTCAGAAAGAGATTTTAGCGTTGCAGACCGAGAAAGAGTTCGTGAGAAGCGTGTATGAACGCGCGTATGAAAAGTATTGGGAGATCGAAGATGAGATAACAGGTATGCAGAAAAATGTCTGCAGTCTGCAAGATGAGTTTGGCGTTGGTACTGTCATTGAAGACGACGACGCACGAGCTTTAATGGCTGCAACCGCGTTGAAATCGTGTCAACAGACGCTTTCGAAGCTTCAAAAGATACAAGCGCAATCATCAATAGAGGCTAAAGTTGAATATGAAAGAGTTAGAAAAGCTCATGAGATGTTTGAGAATCTTAGAGACCAATTCATTACTAAATTCATGAGCGAAAAAGAGCACGAACACGACGAAGAATGCAAGAGCATAATGAGTCAAGAACAGAAAAACATCGACGAAGAGATAGCGAATTTGGAGCAACAAGAGGACGATGTAGTTTTGTTGAGAGAAAAGATTAAGGAAAAACTGGAACAAGACTCCGGAAACTCTCTTACCGTGACTGAAATGGCCGAGTGCATCGACGAGCTCGTGAATAAGGTTGTTACATTGGAGACTGCAGTGTCTTCTCAAACCGGTATGGTTAATCGACTGAGATCAGAAACCGACGATCTTCAAACAAATGTGAAGACATTGGAAGAGGACAAGGAAATGCTTGTAGCAGGATCAGAAGTTACTAACAAGAAGCTAAAAGAAATCGAAGAGGAACTGTTGAGAGTTAAAATTCTTAACAAAAGTGTTAAAACACAAGATAACAGCTTAAGAACACATTTTACGGAAGCGAGTTGTAATCTCGAGCATTTATCAGGAAAGTTGAATAACATGAAGCATGATATTGAAGATGAGAGTTTAGTACTTtacaagaagaagaaaagtgtTTCTGATATCGATGATTCTGTTACGAAGGATGTTAGTGCGACAGAGAAAAATCATGACGATGGAAATACAAATTTGGACGATAAAACGTCGATTATGAGTCAAAATACGAATTTTATGAGTGATAGGATTGAAAAAATGGCAGAACATGATAAGGATGATTTGGGTGATATAATGAGCAATGCTGATATTGAATCTCAGGATTTGGAAAATGGGGAGGGTGCTCAACCTAATTGGAGGCATATGTTTGTGAGTGGATTGGATGATAGAGAGAAGATTCTGTTGGAAGAGTATACATCTGTTTTGAGAAACTATAAAGATGTTAGAGTGAAGCTTAATGATGTTGAACAGAAAAATAGAGACAGCATTTTTGAGTTGGCACTTCAGGTATGATACTATTATCAATCTATTCGTTATTTTGAATTCGGAATGCGCGCATGAATGCATGAAATTTGAATAACTGATATATATCTTATACGAATCTCAAAATCAATCATTAACATGTGTCAGACACCAGACACTCCTTAAGTCTAACATGTAATCAATCATTAACATGTATCGGATACCAGACACTTCTTTAATCTAACATGTTATTGTCCATGCAGTTAAGAGAAATGAAGAATGCTCTTGTAACAAGGGACAAAGAGATACAATTTCTACACCAAAAGCTAAACTGTCCAGACTCAAACCCTGATGAAAGTCCATATACAACAACAACAGAATACAAATACACACCACATGAAGCACTTCTCAGAAAATCAGGCCAAGGATCAAACATGCAGGAAATCGATATCGCATCTCTAAACATGGACACAAACGCAATCACAACACCTTATGCAGCAGACCGACAACATGACCAAAACTCAACAAACCTTGGCCTAAAAATGACCCTTGAGAAGCTCATGGCTCACCAAGACAAACGGCAAGACCTTTCGGATTTAGAAAAGAAATTCCGTTCGGACATCGACGACCTCCTCGAAGAAAACCTCGAATTCTGGCTAAGATTCAGCACCTCGGTTCACCAGATTCAGAAGTTCCAAAACTCAATCCAGGACTTAAAGGGCGAACTAAAGACGATTAAAGAAAACAACAAATCCGAAGGACATTCTCATTCGAAACATCACCAATCTATGCAATCTCAACTTCGGCCGATTTTCCGACACTTACGAGAAATCAGAACTGAACTATCACTCTGGCTTGAACACAATGCAGTATTGCAAGATGAACTACAAGGTAGATACTCATCATTATGCAACATTCAAGACGAAATAGCAAAAGCCGGTAACAATGCAGTATCGAATAATGGCGAAAATAGCGAAAACGCCGAAAAAGGTGAGATAATAAGTGGCTATCAAGCTGCAAAGTTTCAAGGTGAGATACTTAACATGAAACAAGAGAACAGTAAAGTTGCAAGTGAATTGCAAGCTGGTCTAAGTCTTGTGAAAGGAATGAAGAATGATGTTGAGAAAACACTTGATGAACTTGATCAACAGATTGGGGTGAGTAGTGTTCATAGTGACACAAAGAGAAACTCAAGAGGGAATAGAATACCTTTGAGGTCTTTTCTGTTTGGTGTGAAGTTGAAGAGAcaaaaacatcatcaatcatTGTTTGCATGTGTTAATCCTACACTGTCTAAACAAAATAGTATCAATGATCAAGCACCAGCTCCAATATAGAGTTTGAATTTCAGTTACCTATTTTGATGTACTTGGAAGTTTGTTTAAGGAGTGTAGTATGATTGTCACAATATATATAGAACATGGAGTTTGCTatgatgtttttaattttaaggTTGAGTTTGGtacttaaaataattttcattttattattagttttttgttccAAAAAGTAGGCCCCTCATCTCATTCTAAAagcacttttttatttttattttttatttttatcttacacaAGTATTCAATTATATTTTGTCATTTATCAAATCATAATTTTTAAAACGGGTTTTGCAATTTATTTATAAGGATTCTTTTTAAGATTCTCTTGCGAATTTTCAACtgcattaattattttattataaacataGTCATATTTATTTTACCTTAatttttcaaagataaatcaacAATAAATAcagtcataaaaacataaataaataaataaataatactatcAAAACATCAACCTTTTTAACTCACttgattttgtataaaaaaatttaagacaACAAAgaaagtattttttaaaataattttctttttatatcaaTTGCATGATTTAGGATTTACTTTTTAAGtgtctatttttaataaattataataaaagtgATTTTGATATAAATAATTTAGATACTTTTAAAAAAGGaataataaaatttcaatttcattAATGCTAACGAAAGCTCCAGGACCACTGGTTAAGCATTCCAtaatctcttaaccagtgcccaTGGGCTACTCGTTAGAGTTACTCATATTTTTTTGTACAATATTAATATGGTTGAAACTTATGAACAACTATAAACTACGTATTTTCcgctttttaaaaaataataataatgattttttCATAAACTAATCAGAACGGTATTTTATTTTCAACCAAAACAAATCATTTTTTAACAGAataatttttgaaagaaattacataaataaaaactaaaacataaaaaaaaaaaaaaaatgagccTAAGTAGCTAAGCATTTCCATATATGTCCATAAgacaaattaagaaaaaaaaattatcaactGAAATCTAAAACTTGAGGATGTAAAGAAATGGATTCTCTAACTTTCAAATCTCTAACTTTCCTTGACTTTAGACCATTTTGatagagagagaaaagaaaaagtgaaGAAAAAGAGAGGGAAGCATGATGTAAGAGAGATGAATGTTAGAGAGATATAAAGACAAAGTTAGAGGGAAGTTCTCACCAAAAGTTAGAGGATCCATACCTGTAATTACACCAAAtggttttatataaaaatatatcattactctaatttctaataaaaaattattattaaagaacaaatatatctgatctatatataaatataaaaaataaatatttttttataatagaaatcagagaaaatattacaaaaatagtAGATATTTCAATGGATAATTTAATCTACTAAAAgtgttttgaactttttgacttgTGACTAATATGTAGAGATGCAGATTTTCAATCACTAGTGCTTACATTCACGCATTCGATGGATCAGTGACCCTTCGATCAATATCAACCGATTGTCTGCTTGTTTTCATGCATTCGATACATTAGTGACCGTTCGATCAATATCAACCGATTGTCAGCTTGTTGAAATGGTTTCTCAGTTAGTGTCAGCTTTATTTCTTAAAATTCTCCACCTCtgcaaaaaatattttgtataaattaAACCAATGTAATATGTAAAATATAAAAGAACTTTAGAACAGAAATAATTTAGAGTTGAAAAAATGACCTTAGACAACTGTGCAGCAGTTCTATTAAGAGTAAAATCATCTCTTGCAGCCATCTCTGTCCAATTCCCTTCACCCCATTTCTGAACAGCAGCTTGTAATTCTATGTCCTCTTCCCTTGACCATGCTCCTTTTCTTGATGATGCATTTGTATCATTATTTACCCTTGTTGGTCTATCCACAAGAACTGGAAAACTAATGGTTGTCTCTTCATTCAAATTAGATGAAGCAACTTTTATAGGCAATGGAACTTCAATTGTTGAGCTACTTGGTGCTGATTTACTCATTGCAACAGATTCAATCATTACCTATTCAATAATCAATTCCCAAATCAGAAGAACTCGTGAacaaaaatcaaaagataaatACTTAAAAATGGCGTAATTACAAGTCTTATATTATTTAAGAATCGATAGTTGTGTAAAGACATCAGATGTATGGGTAAGGATATCAGATGCAGGAACGCTGATTTAAACCTGTAACAAAGAGGTCAATATAGTTgaaaaaatatcacaaatgacAAATATATACCTGGACACATGCTGCAGCTTGGGATTCATTTTGCTTGGATATTGGTGGGAATGGTTTCCGCTCACATTCCAAATCACTATCATCATCCTGCAATCAATATAGTTATTTTTTTGTCACTAAAATCACTACAACAAGTGTCTAGAAAACACCAAAGTTAGATCAAAGAGAAAATAAACACAACAATCAAATCAACCAAAAGCACTAAAGAGACTCCCTTTAGAATCAAACCACAGCTATCTTAGAATCTCCTCTCGCTACCAAGAATAAAAATATTGAACCAAATTTTAAAACTGTATATTCAGAAAATTTGGTGAAAATGACTTGTTCCTTGAATGACACGTTACAGTTTCAATTGTGGTAAAATTGCAGTTACAAAATAgtcttaaataataatataacaacaatgaattctaaaattattttacatacaCTATACATTCCACTAAAATCTGATTTAATTTTTACCAGCTTAGActatttgatttgaaaataaaataacgaTTTCGAAAATTGAAAAATCAAAAAGTAATAAGATAAGAAGAGAAATATAAACGAACCAGATCTTGAAAATCATCGTCAATCAATGAATCACCATACGCCAAATGCCGCCACAGAATTCGATACTCTTCCACACTCGAAATTCCAGTCGAACTTTTCTTCACCAATTCCTTCCAATTAATCTTCCAACCTGCATTACTCGCCACTTCCTGCAACAGCTTCAACACTGTTCTCGCATCATACCTACAATACAAAACCACAGTTCATAAGCGAAAACGACAACAGAATCACCAAAACGCACAAAgaaagagaaatagaaagagactTTTTCAAGAGAATCGCAGAGTCTTCTTTGGTGAAAGAAGGTTTGTTCTTGTTTTGATTGGTTCTTACTTGCAACGTCTTTTTGAAgctgttggtgttgttgttgaagGTAGAAAAAGAACGTTTTCTCTCCATTTTGTAACAGAAAATTTGAGAGTTTTTGATacacttttatttatatttataatgtgTAAAAAATTGcgaattagaaaaaaataattaataaattaaagagaGAGAAAGCTTGGGAAACACGAAATTGACGGTGAGTTTCGGTAAGGACTTAGTAAACAATTGCCACGTTTGGTGTTattatttggaaagaaaattatctaatttatttaGGTTTGATATTGTTTTGTTAATTAATGATTTAGGACAGCATATTTTCTTGaccaacaaaatattttcaatatttttgcTGTATGATATATTTTTTGAGCATAGTTTTTTAAATCATTCATGATCTTATTCGAGATcttgttttataattttttttcatgaatTTGTTAATTATTTCGATTAATAGATATAAATATTGAGCtttatatgataaaaaaatatttttttttattgtttgtcacttttatataaaataattttttttacatacatatcatttaattatgaattttttaatgatatcttgaattatttattatcaaaaataatatatttaatacaaTAATGAATGGTGAAAggaattttaagaaaataatagtattgaaaataattatatttattaaataactgTACTTTTTgtgtaaaaagtcaaaaaaaaaaaaatttggttattaattttttttacctttaTTAAGATTTTTTTATACAACCTTTATTAAGaaagtaaataaatttaattacttTTCACATAATgtcattttttacttttaatgaattttttaactATTCATCATCTCATTTAATACTTTTCTCTTTGTAATAAACAGTGAAAGATAATTTAACAAAATTATAAGCTAACATATGTATTCTTACcgcacaaattaaaaaaaaaattattttaaaattttttcactgatttttatatttttttacttgtaattttcgcACAAACTTTTTAGTTGTGTATTTTTTAGCATACAAATTAgccttataatttttttatttttttatttttttttaacataaactATTTATTTGTGTATTTCTTAGAACATTAGTTagccttataatttattttttaatagt includes these proteins:
- the LOC131620671 gene encoding protein NETWORKED 2A-like isoform X1 encodes the protein MSINIKASNAYSWWWASHIRTKQSKWLDQCLQDMEEKVTDTLRILQNDGDSFSQRAEMYYRKRPELVEFVEEAFRAYRALAERYDHLSRELQSANRTIASVFPDQVPCQIDDDEYDESDAGTSTFPSPDLNNQLQKSPANPKVPKVPKKDFRSPSMLLSRKSPMKKISSSPKYVMTTPRSGLTKDAALGEIDKLQKEILALQTEKEFVRSVYERAYEKYWEIEDEITGMQKNVCSLQDEFGVGTVIEDDDARALMAATALKSCQQTLSKLQKIQAQSSIEAKVEYERVRKAHEMFENLRDQFITKFMSEKEHEHDEECKSIMSQEQKNIDEEIANLEQQEDDVVLLREKIKEKLEQDSGNSLTVTEMAECIDELVNKVVTLETAVSSQTGMVNRLRSETDDLQTNVKTLEEDKEMLVAGSEVTNKKLKEIEEELLRVKILNKSVKTQDNSLRTHFTEASCNLEHLSGKLNNMKHDIEDESLVLYKKKKSVSDIDDSVTKDVSATEKNHDDGNTNLDDKTSIMSQNTNFMSDRIEKMAEHDKDDLGDIMSNADIESQDLENGEGAQPNWRHMFVSGLDDREKILLEEYTSVLRNYKDVRVKLNDVEQKNRDSIFELALQLREMKNALVTRDKEIQFLHQKLNCPDSNPDESPYTTTTEYKYTPHEALLRKSGQGSNMQEIDIASLNMDTNAITTPYAADRQHDQNSTNLGLKMTLEKLMAHQDKRQDLSDLEKKFRSDIDDLLEENLEFWLRFSTSVHQIQKFQNSIQDLKGELKTIKENNKSEGHSHSKHHQSMQSQLRPIFRHLREIRTELSLWLEHNAVLQDELQGRYSSLCNIQDEIAKAGNNAVSNNGENSENAEKGEIISGYQAAKFQGEILNMKQENSKVASELQAGLSLVKGMKNDVEKTLDELDQQIGVSSVHSDTKRNSRGNRIPLRSFLFGVKLKRQKHHQSLFACVNPTLSKQNSINDQAPAPI
- the LOC131620671 gene encoding protein NETWORKED 2A-like isoform X3, coding for MASNAYSWWWASHIRTKQSKWLDQCLQDMEEKVTDTLRILQNDGDSFSQRAEMYYRKRPELVEFVEEAFRAYRALAERYDHLSRELQSANRTIASVFPDQVPCQIDDDEYDESDAGTSTFPSPDLNNQLQKSPANPKVPKVPKKDFRSPSMLLSRKSPMKKISSSPKYVMTTPRSGLTKDAALGEIDKLQKEILALQTEKEFVRSVYERAYEKYWEIEDEITGMQKNVCSLQDEFGVGTVIEDDDARALMAATALKSCQQTLSKLQKIQAQSSIEAKVEYERVRKAHEMFENLRDQFITKFMSEKEHEHDEECKSIMSQEQKNIDEEIANLEQQEDDVVLLREKIKEKLEQDSGNSLTVTEMAECIDELVNKVVTLETAVSSQTGMVNRLRSETDDLQTNVKTLEEDKEMLVAGSEVTNKKLKEIEEELLRVKILNKSVKTQDNSLRTHFTEASCNLEHLSGKLNNMKHDIEDESLVLYKKKKSVSDIDDSVTKDVSATEKNHDDGNTNLDDKTSIMSQNTNFMSDRIEKMAEHDKDDLGDIMSNADIESQDLENGEGAQPNWRHMFVSGLDDREKILLEEYTSVLRNYKDVRVKLNDVEQKNRDSIFELALQLREMKNALVTRDKEIQFLHQKLNCPDSNPDESPYTTTTEYKYTPHEALLRKSGQGSNMQEIDIASLNMDTNAITTPYAADRQHDQNSTNLGLKMTLEKLMAHQDKRQDLSDLEKKFRSDIDDLLEENLEFWLRFSTSVHQIQKFQNSIQDLKGELKTIKENNKSEGHSHSKHHQSMQSQLRPIFRHLREIRTELSLWLEHNAVLQDELQGRYSSLCNIQDEIAKAGNNAVSNNGENSENAEKGEIISGYQAAKFQGEILNMKQENSKVASELQAGLSLVKGMKNDVEKTLDELDQQIGVSSVHSDTKRNSRGNRIPLRSFLFGVKLKRQKHHQSLFACVNPTLSKQNSINDQAPAPI
- the LOC131620671 gene encoding protein NETWORKED 2A-like isoform X2, coding for MLQRAASNAYSWWWASHIRTKQSKWLDQCLQDMEEKVTDTLRILQNDGDSFSQRAEMYYRKRPELVEFVEEAFRAYRALAERYDHLSRELQSANRTIASVFPDQVPCQIDDDEYDESDAGTSTFPSPDLNNQLQKSPANPKVPKVPKKDFRSPSMLLSRKSPMKKISSSPKYVMTTPRSGLTKDAALGEIDKLQKEILALQTEKEFVRSVYERAYEKYWEIEDEITGMQKNVCSLQDEFGVGTVIEDDDARALMAATALKSCQQTLSKLQKIQAQSSIEAKVEYERVRKAHEMFENLRDQFITKFMSEKEHEHDEECKSIMSQEQKNIDEEIANLEQQEDDVVLLREKIKEKLEQDSGNSLTVTEMAECIDELVNKVVTLETAVSSQTGMVNRLRSETDDLQTNVKTLEEDKEMLVAGSEVTNKKLKEIEEELLRVKILNKSVKTQDNSLRTHFTEASCNLEHLSGKLNNMKHDIEDESLVLYKKKKSVSDIDDSVTKDVSATEKNHDDGNTNLDDKTSIMSQNTNFMSDRIEKMAEHDKDDLGDIMSNADIESQDLENGEGAQPNWRHMFVSGLDDREKILLEEYTSVLRNYKDVRVKLNDVEQKNRDSIFELALQLREMKNALVTRDKEIQFLHQKLNCPDSNPDESPYTTTTEYKYTPHEALLRKSGQGSNMQEIDIASLNMDTNAITTPYAADRQHDQNSTNLGLKMTLEKLMAHQDKRQDLSDLEKKFRSDIDDLLEENLEFWLRFSTSVHQIQKFQNSIQDLKGELKTIKENNKSEGHSHSKHHQSMQSQLRPIFRHLREIRTELSLWLEHNAVLQDELQGRYSSLCNIQDEIAKAGNNAVSNNGENSENAEKGEIISGYQAAKFQGEILNMKQENSKVASELQAGLSLVKGMKNDVEKTLDELDQQIGVSSVHSDTKRNSRGNRIPLRSFLFGVKLKRQKHHQSLFACVNPTLSKQNSINDQAPAPI
- the LOC131617349 gene encoding uncharacterized protein LOC131617349, whose amino-acid sequence is MERKRSFSTFNNNTNSFKKTLQVRTNQNKNKPSFTKEDSAILLKKYDARTVLKLLQEVASNAGWKINWKELVKKSSTGISSVEEYRILWRHLAYGDSLIDDDFQDLDDDSDLECERKPFPPISKQNESQAAACVQVMIESVAMSKSAPSSSTIEVPLPIKVASSNLNEETTISFPVLVDRPTRVNNDTNASSRKGAWSREEDIELQAAVQKWGEGNWTEMAARDDFTLNRTAAQLSKRWRILRNKADTN